The following coding sequences lie in one bacterium genomic window:
- a CDS encoding tetratricopeptide repeat protein — translation EKAIEYHQQALSIDREIGDRRGEGIDLGNLGDAYRELGQMEKAVEYYQQALCIAHNIGDRRYEGEWLGNLGNVYSALDQVEKALGYYDKALAISQEIGDRRNGSAWLSGLGDIYRKLNQMEKAQEYCEKGLKLAREIGDRIGIANLSKKMGYIYDSLGQKEKAKQYLQESYSILVDLKSPGAESVRIFLESL, via the coding sequence GAGAAGGCTATCGAATATCACCAGCAGGCACTCAGCATAGACCGAGAAATTGGTGACCGAAGAGGTGAGGGGATTGATTTAGGCAATCTGGGTGATGCCTACCGAGAGCTTGGGCAGATGGAGAAGGCCGTTGAGTACTACCAGCAAGCACTTTGCATTGCACATAACATAGGTGACCGCCGTTATGAAGGAGAATGGCTGGGCAACCTAGGGAACGTATACAGCGCTCTTGATCAAGTTGAGAAGGCTTTAGGGTATTACGATAAAGCCCTCGCTATATCTCAAGAGATAGGGGACCGTCGCAATGGGAGTGCATGGTTGAGCGGCCTAGGAGATATCTATAGGAAACTTAATCAGATGGAAAAGGCTCAAGAGTATTGTGAAAAAGGACTCAAACTTGCGCGTGAGATAGGTGACCGGATAGGAATAGCAAATCTATCAAAAAAAATGGGATATATCTACGACAGCCTTGGACAAAAAGAGAAAGCCAAACAATACTTGCAGGAATCATACTCTATTTTAGTGGACTTAAAATCCCCAGGGGCTGAG